Proteins co-encoded in one Spirosoma endbachense genomic window:
- a CDS encoding RNA polymerase sigma factor yields the protein MSNASNIPALPELLAGCLRNHRRSQELLYRQFYGYAMSVCLRYAPTREGALEVLNDGFLKVFTRLDQYEPTQPFKGWLRRILINTAVDHYRQEVRHFYHEDVDQADQIAVTDSSDAYSQLAHEELMSLIQRLSPAYRLVFNLYVIDGFTHDEIAAQLGISVGASKSNLARARENLRQLLKHFNYDEYARANR from the coding sequence TTGTCCAACGCGTCGAACATACCTGCACTGCCCGAACTGCTGGCTGGTTGCCTCCGCAACCACCGGCGCAGTCAGGAATTGCTTTACCGGCAATTCTATGGCTATGCTATGAGCGTTTGCCTGAGGTATGCGCCCACTCGTGAAGGAGCGTTGGAGGTATTGAACGATGGTTTTTTGAAAGTATTTACTCGATTGGATCAGTATGAACCGACTCAGCCTTTTAAAGGCTGGTTACGACGCATATTGATTAATACTGCGGTAGATCACTACCGGCAGGAAGTGCGACATTTTTACCATGAAGACGTTGATCAGGCCGATCAAATTGCCGTGACGGACTCGTCGGATGCATATAGTCAGCTGGCTCATGAAGAATTGATGAGCCTGATTCAGCGGTTGTCGCCCGCTTACCGATTAGTATTTAATTTATATGTGATCGACGGATTTACGCATGACGAAATTGCTGCTCAGCTTGGTATCTCAGTCGGCGCTTCGAAGTCAAATCTGGCACGAGCACGGGAGAATCTACGCCAATTATTGAAGCACTTTAATTACGATGAGTATGCAAGAGCTAACCGATGA
- the gldG gene encoding gliding motility-associated ABC transporter substrate-binding protein GldG, translating to MKSASLRTLLSIAALVAINTLSAFVFFRLDLTQEKRYTLSTATQTLLANLPDDVHVDVYLTGDLPPAFKRLENAVRETLDEFQAEAAKKITYRFIDPDGMISVEEKNKLIDKLQQRGLLPTNLVANEGGKRTEKLVFPGVVVSYKGKEAGVLLLKGNKTASKEEQLNQSYEGVEFQLATAIRKLTQTEGNRRSVGLLYGHTQVPPSRFADLLASVQENYDLFFIDMTKPGPIAGLDAVLVPKPDRPFSEDEIFKLDQFVVKGGRALFFVDGQRVDSVNNEGTYAQPINLGLDDLFFRWGVRVNRDVVKDFYCAPIPLNVGNIGDKPNVQLVPWRFYPLLNNFGTSGNPIVRNLDAVLGRFISTLDTVQSAGIQKIPLLLTSQYTKILKAPALISYNEARQQPDPKTYNDGVRIIGCLLEGKFQSLFTNRILPGDARANGFQAVGVPSRVLVCSDGDMIVNDVDFKRNAPYPLGFDRFTRNTFANKDFVLNAIDYLVDPNGVIAARAHTVMLRPLDKIRVNANRTGWQALNLLGPLALVGLVGAVWQVARKRKYGR from the coding sequence ATGAAATCCGCTTCTTTGCGTACACTTCTTAGTATTGCGGCCCTCGTTGCCATTAATACCTTATCGGCATTTGTCTTTTTCCGGCTTGATCTGACGCAGGAAAAACGATACACCTTATCTACTGCGACCCAAACCCTGCTGGCTAACCTGCCCGACGACGTTCATGTAGACGTTTACCTGACCGGCGATCTTCCTCCTGCCTTCAAACGGCTCGAAAATGCGGTTCGCGAAACGCTCGACGAATTTCAGGCTGAAGCCGCAAAAAAGATCACCTATCGATTCATCGACCCAGACGGCATGATCAGCGTCGAAGAAAAGAATAAACTGATTGACAAGCTCCAGCAACGGGGCCTGTTACCAACCAATCTGGTGGCTAATGAAGGTGGAAAGCGTACCGAAAAACTGGTATTTCCGGGCGTCGTTGTCTCCTATAAAGGAAAAGAAGCCGGGGTGCTGTTGCTGAAAGGAAACAAAACGGCCTCTAAAGAAGAGCAGTTGAATCAGTCGTATGAAGGTGTTGAGTTTCAGCTGGCTACCGCGATTCGAAAACTAACCCAGACAGAAGGCAACCGGCGAAGCGTTGGGCTACTTTACGGGCATACGCAGGTTCCGCCCTCACGTTTCGCTGATTTGCTGGCTTCTGTCCAGGAAAACTACGACCTGTTTTTCATCGATATGACTAAACCAGGCCCCATTGCGGGACTGGACGCGGTGCTGGTTCCGAAACCCGATCGGCCTTTTTCGGAAGACGAAATCTTTAAACTCGATCAGTTTGTCGTGAAAGGTGGTCGGGCTTTGTTTTTCGTGGATGGACAACGCGTAGACAGCGTAAACAACGAAGGCACTTATGCTCAACCGATTAACCTCGGCCTCGATGACCTGTTTTTTCGGTGGGGTGTTCGCGTTAACCGCGACGTTGTGAAAGATTTTTACTGTGCTCCCATTCCGCTCAATGTCGGCAATATTGGTGACAAACCTAATGTTCAGCTGGTTCCCTGGCGATTCTATCCGCTGCTCAACAATTTTGGCACGAGCGGCAACCCGATCGTACGCAATCTCGATGCTGTGCTCGGTCGATTTATCAGCACACTCGACACCGTGCAATCGGCAGGTATTCAAAAAATTCCGCTCCTGCTGACATCCCAGTACACCAAAATTCTGAAAGCGCCTGCTTTAATCTCGTACAACGAAGCTCGTCAACAGCCCGATCCGAAGACCTATAACGACGGTGTTCGGATCATTGGCTGTTTGCTCGAAGGAAAATTCCAATCGTTGTTTACGAACCGGATTCTACCGGGCGATGCGCGTGCCAATGGTTTCCAGGCGGTCGGTGTACCCTCTCGGGTGCTGGTCTGCTCAGATGGCGACATGATTGTCAACGATGTTGATTTTAAGCGGAATGCGCCTTATCCGTTAGGTTTCGACAGGTTCACCCGCAACACATTTGCCAACAAAGATTTTGTCCTTAACGCGATTGATTACCTGGTTGATCCGAATGGTGTTATTGCCGCCCGTGCACACACCGTCATGCTCCGTCCGTTAGACAAAATTCGCGTTAATGCCAACCGCACTGGCTGGCAGGCCCTCAATTTACTCGGCCCATTGGCATTGGTTGGATTAGTCGGTGCAGTCTGGCAAGTAGCGCGGAAGAGAAAGTATGGACGTTAA
- a CDS encoding DUF6169 family protein, with protein MLVIKVADNPTNRRPPLDSLIAPTVAAIINDFYQKSSLTITIFICDTADRKHEARWRKFNRWYDHFAANGYVRIDDAFFDTTKQLTYHCAVIVKCANPHLREISLAFIDLMADYNADK; from the coding sequence GTGCTGGTTATCAAAGTCGCTGATAATCCGACTAACCGACGCCCTCCGCTTGACTCGCTTATTGCGCCAACAGTGGCTGCTATTATTAACGACTTTTATCAAAAAAGCAGCCTGACAATCACAATTTTCATTTGCGACACAGCTGACCGGAAACACGAAGCCCGCTGGAGGAAATTCAACCGCTGGTACGATCACTTTGCGGCCAATGGTTATGTGCGGATCGACGATGCTTTTTTCGATACGACAAAACAACTAACCTATCATTGTGCTGTCATTGTCAAGTGTGCGAATCCGCATCTGAGGGAAATTAGTCTCGCTTTTATTGATCTAATGGCCGATTACAATGCCGACAAGTAA
- a CDS encoding complex I subunit 4 family protein: protein MVLSLLIFLPLVGSLLVALLPESQRTQFRLIALIVTLANLVLAGFAYSLFDTTIAGYQLLEKADWITLPLGNLGIASIDYLVGVDGFSLPLVILSAVVMVIGVVASWNMTNRLRAYYSLYLLLTGTIMGCFVSLDFFLFFLFFEFMLLPMYFLIGLWGGPRREYASIKFFLYTLLGSLLILLVMIGLYLSVMDPISTAVAAGLIPDSLTVTDDTIRMIQTYLQNGQLNPGQIVHTFDMRFLADGGNYLPDAFLNPTSEPIVMGIPARMLAFWAVFIGFAIKLPIVPLHTWLPDAHVEAPTPVSVVLAGVLLKIGGYGFLRIAWNFFPDGAAEYAQTLAMLGTLSIVYGGLNALAQTDVKKLIAYSSVSHMGFVLLGVASLTAEGINGAIYQMVSHGILSAMLFLIAGVLYDRTHDRRIDSYRGLMQPMPQYTTLTAVAFFGSLGLPGFSGFVGELFTLMGSFQSEWLPGWLTAVATTGILLAAAYFLWTLQRMFFGQTWVRPFEGQQGMSTVLTDLTAREKLLLIPLGLMALILGLFPNLVFNLSGATVAQWLVRFAVE from the coding sequence ATGGTTCTTTCGTTACTTATTTTTCTGCCGTTGGTTGGGTCTTTACTGGTCGCATTGCTGCCCGAGAGTCAACGAACACAATTTCGGTTGATTGCCCTGATCGTTACACTGGCTAATCTGGTGCTGGCGGGCTTTGCTTATTCGCTTTTCGACACAACGATAGCGGGCTATCAATTACTGGAAAAAGCGGACTGGATTACCCTGCCGCTTGGCAACTTAGGTATTGCATCCATCGACTACTTGGTTGGTGTCGATGGATTTAGCCTGCCATTAGTTATTCTGTCGGCAGTGGTTATGGTTATTGGTGTGGTGGCATCCTGGAACATGACGAACCGCCTGAGAGCCTATTATTCGCTCTATCTATTGCTGACCGGCACCATCATGGGCTGTTTTGTGTCGCTTGATTTCTTCCTGTTTTTCCTGTTTTTCGAATTTATGCTCCTGCCGATGTATTTTCTCATTGGCCTGTGGGGCGGACCGCGCCGGGAGTATGCATCCATCAAGTTTTTCCTCTATACACTGCTCGGGTCATTGTTGATCTTACTGGTCATGATCGGCCTGTATCTGTCGGTTATGGACCCTATTAGTACAGCAGTTGCCGCCGGGCTGATTCCTGATTCATTGACCGTTACTGATGATACCATCCGGATGATTCAGACCTATCTCCAGAATGGCCAATTGAATCCGGGCCAGATCGTCCATACATTCGATATGCGTTTTCTGGCCGATGGGGGCAATTATCTGCCAGACGCGTTTCTAAATCCGACTTCTGAGCCAATCGTGATGGGAATTCCGGCCCGTATGCTGGCATTCTGGGCGGTGTTTATCGGTTTTGCGATCAAATTGCCTATCGTTCCTCTGCATACGTGGTTACCGGATGCCCACGTAGAAGCTCCTACGCCCGTATCGGTTGTGCTGGCTGGGGTCTTGCTTAAAATAGGCGGTTATGGTTTCCTGCGTATTGCCTGGAATTTCTTTCCCGATGGGGCGGCTGAATATGCGCAGACACTCGCCATGTTGGGTACGCTATCAATCGTCTATGGTGGATTAAATGCGCTGGCACAGACCGATGTCAAGAAGTTAATTGCTTACTCATCGGTGTCGCACATGGGATTTGTATTGCTGGGTGTGGCCTCGTTAACGGCTGAAGGCATTAATGGTGCTATTTATCAGATGGTGAGCCACGGAATTTTATCGGCTATGCTCTTTCTGATCGCAGGCGTTTTATATGACCGTACCCACGATCGCCGGATCGATTCGTACCGGGGGCTGATGCAGCCTATGCCGCAGTACACGACCCTGACGGCAGTGGCTTTTTTCGGATCGCTGGGTTTGCCGGGATTTTCGGGATTTGTCGGTGAACTGTTTACGCTGATGGGCAGCTTCCAGTCTGAGTGGTTACCTGGCTGGCTTACCGCTGTTGCGACCACTGGTATTTTACTGGCCGCTGCATATTTTCTCTGGACACTCCAGCGTATGTTCTTTGGTCAGACCTGGGTGCGTCCCTTTGAGGGCCAGCAGGGTATGTCAACCGTGCTGACCGACCTGACTGCACGCGAAAAACTCCTGCTTATTCCGCTGGGCCTGATGGCGTTAATTTTGGGCTTATTCCCGAATCTGGTCTTTAATCTAAGCGGTGCAACAGTGGCACAATGGCTTGTAAGATTCGCGGTAGAATAG
- a CDS encoding NADH-quinone oxidoreductase subunit 5 family protein, which translates to MPDDAPQLISLLMIALLGLPFAGFLALTGLSRLVSGKLAILSTGVGLVVSVFLAATMPEQAVTIRTDWATVSGVSFGVSFRLDVLTGIMLVLVHFVALLVQIYSLSYLHDEPKLSRYFAYLQLFVGAMLGIVLSGNLLVMYAFWELVGLASYLLIGFYAERPAASKAAKKAFLMNRVGDIGFLLGIFLTYYYFDTLEFNALLANGIQAIPPTAIGLCLFMGCVGKSAQFPLLTWLPDAMEGPTPVSALLHAATMVAAGIFLLARIHPLLSPDALVVIAFIGTLTTIWGGYSAVFQTDIKKVLAFSTVSQLGLMVAGMGTDNVGGAMFHLLTHAFFKAGLFLSAGAVIHAVNTQDMRQMGGLRKAIPTTFIAYTVCAAALAGLPFFAGFLSKEAILGGAFWWAGVQTNGLAYLVPVLLVGSSGLTSLYMARQWRLIFFGEYQNKSEPMAHVHEPDWLMRGPVVILAVLSVWFWFAINPLSGHSSWFFRLVPVAEEVASWWLAPVSIGLVLAGGWFGFQMREPSYTRSYVRLSLKYGFLDTVYQYFVIRPIHKLALLLNRTDQRVVDGVVNGAGVTTVVLAQITHVVDRFGVDGFVNGAAWLAGQAGRLTRSVQNGRVQSYITAAVVGLLVLLWWIL; encoded by the coding sequence ATGCCTGACGACGCTCCCCAACTAATTTCCCTGCTGATGATTGCCTTACTGGGGCTCCCCTTCGCCGGATTTCTGGCATTGACGGGCCTAAGCCGACTGGTTTCGGGTAAGCTGGCAATTCTGTCGACAGGGGTTGGCCTGGTAGTGTCGGTGTTCCTGGCGGCAACAATGCCCGAACAGGCTGTTACGATCCGAACCGACTGGGCAACGGTGTCAGGCGTATCGTTTGGTGTTAGTTTCCGGCTGGATGTGCTCACTGGGATTATGCTCGTATTAGTCCATTTTGTGGCTTTACTCGTCCAGATTTATTCGCTCTCCTACCTGCACGATGAACCGAAGTTATCCCGCTATTTCGCTTACCTGCAATTATTTGTCGGGGCTATGCTGGGAATTGTCCTGTCCGGTAACCTCCTGGTAATGTATGCCTTCTGGGAACTGGTTGGTCTGGCTTCTTACCTGCTGATTGGCTTTTATGCCGAGCGCCCTGCCGCATCAAAAGCGGCTAAAAAGGCTTTTTTGATGAACCGTGTTGGCGACATCGGTTTTTTGCTCGGTATTTTCCTGACGTACTATTACTTCGATACGCTTGAATTTAATGCTTTACTGGCCAATGGTATTCAGGCCATTCCACCAACAGCTATCGGTTTATGCCTGTTTATGGGTTGTGTTGGAAAATCGGCCCAATTCCCGCTATTGACCTGGTTGCCCGATGCCATGGAAGGACCGACACCCGTATCGGCTCTATTGCATGCTGCCACGATGGTTGCGGCTGGTATTTTTCTGCTGGCCCGAATTCATCCGCTGCTGTCACCGGATGCTCTGGTCGTCATTGCATTCATTGGCACCCTAACAACCATTTGGGGTGGCTATTCAGCTGTTTTTCAAACCGACATCAAAAAAGTACTGGCCTTCTCGACGGTCTCGCAGCTGGGGCTGATGGTTGCTGGTATGGGTACCGACAATGTTGGAGGAGCCATGTTCCACTTGCTGACTCATGCGTTTTTTAAAGCCGGTTTATTCCTGAGCGCTGGCGCTGTGATTCACGCAGTCAACACGCAGGATATGCGTCAGATGGGTGGCTTGCGGAAGGCAATTCCAACAACATTCATTGCCTACACGGTTTGTGCGGCCGCTCTGGCTGGATTGCCTTTCTTTGCCGGATTTTTATCGAAAGAGGCTATCCTGGGCGGGGCTTTTTGGTGGGCTGGTGTACAGACCAATGGGCTGGCTTATCTGGTGCCGGTACTTTTGGTAGGATCTTCTGGTTTGACCTCCTTGTATATGGCTCGCCAGTGGCGACTGATTTTTTTCGGCGAATACCAGAACAAGTCCGAGCCAATGGCACACGTTCATGAACCAGACTGGCTCATGCGGGGGCCAGTGGTGATTCTGGCAGTGTTGTCAGTATGGTTCTGGTTTGCCATAAATCCGTTATCGGGGCATTCGAGCTGGTTTTTCCGGTTAGTGCCCGTAGCAGAAGAAGTGGCCAGTTGGTGGCTGGCTCCGGTTTCCATCGGTCTTGTACTGGCAGGCGGCTGGTTTGGCTTTCAGATGCGTGAACCCAGTTATACCCGAAGCTATGTGCGTCTTTCGCTTAAGTATGGCTTTTTAGATACGGTTTACCAATACTTCGTTATTAGGCCAATACACAAACTGGCCCTGCTTCTCAACCGCACCGATCAGCGCGTGGTCGATGGGGTCGTGAACGGTGCGGGCGTAACAACGGTGGTTCTGGCACAAATTACGCATGTTGTTGATCGTTTTGGGGTAGATGGCTTTGTGAACGGTGCTGCCTGGTTGGCCGGTCAGGCCGGACGATTAACCCGTTCCGTTCAGAACGGTCGTGTGCAGTCGTACATTACGGCAGCTGTAGTGGGCCTGCTGGTGTTGCTTTGGTGGATTTTGTAA